One window from the genome of Eublepharis macularius isolate TG4126 chromosome 15, MPM_Emac_v1.0, whole genome shotgun sequence encodes:
- the LOC129343189 gene encoding CCN family member 2-like: MYDSFGGILTSTLFLVILKPGWVASQACSYPCQCSSQPLQCPAGTSLLLDSCGCCKVCARQLGETCSLQKPCDHHKGLYCNFSKIQSDGGICLAHEGATCDLLGKIYLNGETFQPSCKLQCICMDGAIGCIPLCSDGVRLPSPDCPFPRRVKVPDKCCEEWVCEGGKQKDHSGKSMAVYRDHPSPKPNFQLNNLQENCLLQTTEWSPCSKTCGMGISTRVTNDNPQCRLEKENRLCMVRFCNVPLEKSVKKGKKCVKNPKPRQAIHFEFTGCTSTRAYRPKFCGSCVDGRCCTPHATKTVEVEFQCPEGDSFVRKMMMIKSCSCHYDCPADNDIFLAVYHRRMIGDHTKTERQ; the protein is encoded by the exons ATGTATGACAGCTTTGGGGGAATCTTAACGTCCACCTTATTTCTCGTCATCCTCAAGCCTGGCTGG GTGGCATCCCAAGCATGCTCGTACCCATGCCAGTGTTCCTCACAGCCCCTCCAGTGCCCTGCTGGCACCAGCCTATTGCTGGACAGCTGTGGATGCTGCAAGGTGTGCGCCAGGCAGCTTGGCGAGACGTGCTCCCTCCAGAAGCCCTGCGACCACCATAAAGGGCTGTACTGCAACTTCTCCAAAATCCAGAGCGACGGTGGTATCTGCTTAG CTCACGAAGGGGCTACTTGTGATCTGCTGGGGAAAATCTACCTGAATGGCGAGACCTTCCAGCCCAGCTGCAAGTTGCAATGTATCTGCATGGACGGCGCCATTGGCTGCATCCCCCTCTGCTCTGACGGCGTGAGGCTGCCTTCCCCTGACTGCCCATTCCCCCGCCGGGTGAAGGTGCCAGACAAATGTTGTGAAGAGTGGGTTTGCGAAGGGGGCAAACAGAAGGACCACTCTGGAAAGAGTATGGCAG TTTACAGGGACCATCCATCCCCCAAACCCAATTTCCAGCTCAACAACCTCCAAGAAAACTGCTTGCTGCAAACCACAGAGTGGAGCCCCTGCTCGAAGACCTGTGGGATGGGCATCTCTACACGGGTCACCAATGACAACCCCCAGTGCCGACTGGAAAAGGAGAACAGGCTGTGCATGGTCCGATTCTGCAATGTCCCTTTGGAGAAGAGTGTCAAG AAGGGGAAGAAGTGCGTGAAGAATCCGAAACCCCGCCAAGCGATCCACTTTGAGTTCACAGGTTGTACCAGCACCCGTGCCTACCGGCCCAAGTTCTGCGGTAGCTGTGTGGATGGGCGCTGCTGCACTCCTCATGCAACCAAAACGGTGGAAGTGGAATTCCAGTGCCCGGAGGGGGACTCCTTTGTGcgcaagatgatgatgataaaatccTGCTCTTGTCATTATGATTGCCCTGCGGACAATGATATCTTCCTGGCTGTCTACCACAGGCGAATGATTGGGGACCACACCAAAACAGAGAGGCAATAG